ATGAGCGAGGATGTTGCCATCAAGGTGCGCGGCCTCACCACCGCCTATGGCACTCACACCGTGCATGAAGAGCTCGACCTCGACGTGATGAAGGGCGAAGTGCTCGGTGTGATCGGCCCGTCTGGTACGGGTAAGTCCGTCCTCCTGCGCGCCATTGTCGGCCTGAAACGGCCCGAGACAGGGACGGTGGAGGTCTTCGGCAAGAACGTCACGGATCTTGAAGGCGATGATCTGCGCGAGGTGCAGAACCTCTGGGGTATCATGTTCCAGGACGGTGCGCTGTTTTCGAACCTCACCGTGCGTGAAAACGTTATGGTCCCGATGCGTGAGCACACCGACCTTCCAGAACCGCTTATGAAGCAGCTTGCCGACCAGAAGCTGCGCATGTCAGGCCTTGATGACAGCGCCGGGCCGAAATTCCCGTCAGACCTCTCTGGTGGCATGCGCAAGCGGGCCGCCCTGGCGCGTGCTC
This genomic interval from Thalassovita mediterranea contains the following:
- a CDS encoding ATP-binding cassette domain-containing protein, whose amino-acid sequence is MSEDVAIKVRGLTTAYGTHTVHEELDLDVMKGEVLGVIGPSGTGKSVLLRAIVGLKRPETGTVEVFGKNVTDLEGDDLREVQNLWGIMFQDGALFSNLTVRENVMVPMREHTDLPEPLMKQLADQKLRMSGLDDSAGPKFPSDLSGGMRKRAALARALALDPPILFLDEPTAGLDPITAAGFDTLVRELQSALSLTVFLVTHDVDTLVATCDRIAVLGRKKVIATGTIDELRRNDDPWIQDYFCGPRGRAAQAGES